A part of Miscanthus floridulus cultivar M001 chromosome 6, ASM1932011v1, whole genome shotgun sequence genomic DNA contains:
- the LOC136457967 gene encoding GDSL esterase/lipase At1g33811-like, producing the protein MDDYGRLALAVAVVAAVAGTSGAAAAWSRQQPLAPCMYIFGDSLVDNGNNNDILSLARANYRPYGIDFHEGPPGRFTNGRTMVDFLSDMLRLRPPLLPPYATARPEDLPRGVNFASGASGILPETGNNLGGHYPLSEQVDHFRAAVRDMGNTSEFRGNATKVAAHLGRCIFFVGMGSNDYLNNYFMPDYYDTARRYSPRDYAALLLQGYSAQLTQLYGLGARKFVVAGVGLIGCIPYELARMNDNNRPPSGPSNQSAVASEDIGIGGGRGGGKGNGNTNPAPDAAGGCNETINSAIDIYNKGLLAMVKRFNNRGGAQRLRGAKFIFLDTMQSGKDLMANAAAHGFTMLDRGCCGVGRNNGQITCLPLQRPCDDRSKYMFWDAFHPTEAAHRIYAAKAFSSNSTAEVYPINVSQLAAI; encoded by the exons ATGGACGACTACGGGAGGCTGGCGCTCGccgtggcggtggtggcagcggtgGCGGGCACgagcggcgccgcggcggcgtgGAGCCGGCAGCAGCCGCTGGCGCCGTGCATGTACATCTTCGGGGACTCGCTGGTGGACAAcggcaacaacaacgacatcctgagcCTGGCGCGGGCCAACTACCGCCCCTACGGCATCGACTTCCACGAGGGCCCGCCGGGGCGCTTCACCAACGGCCGCACCATGGTCGACTTCCTCTCCGACATGCTCCGCCTCCGCCCGCCGCTCCTCCCGCCCTACGCCACGGCCAGGCCGGAGGACCTCCCCCGCGGCGTCAACTTCGCGTCGGGGGCATCCGGCATCCTGCCCGAGACAGGAAACAACCTG GGCGGGCACTACCCGTTGTCGGAGCAGGTGGACCACTTCCGCGCGGCGGTGAGAGACATGGGGAACACGTCGGAGTTCCGCGGCAACGCCACGAAGGTGGCGGCCCACCTGGGCCGCTGCATCTTCTTCGTCGGCATGGGCAGCAACGACTACCTCAACAACTACTTCATGCCGGACTACTACGACACCGCGCGGAGGTACAGCCCGCGCGACTACGCCGCGCTCCTCCTCCAGGGCTACTCCGCCCAGCTCACCCAGCTGTACGGCCTCGGCGCCCGCAAGTTCGTCGTCGCCGGCGTCGGCCTCATCGGGTGCATCCCTTACGAGCTCGCTAGGATGAACGACAACAACCGACCGCCGTCTGGGCCTAGTAATCAGTCCGCCGTTGCTAGCGAAGACATCGGCATCGGCGGCGGTAGAGGTGGTGGCAAAGGCAACGGCAATACAAACCCAGCGCCTGACGCCGCCGGCGGCTGCAACGAGACGATCAACAGCGCGATCGACATCTACAACAAGGGCCTTCTGGCCATGGTGAAGCGCTTCAACAACCGCGGCGGCGCGCAGCGGCTGCGCGGGGCCAAGTTCATCTTCCTCGACACCATGCAGAGCGGCAAGGACCTGATGGCGAACGCCGCCGCGCACGGGTTCACGATGCTCGACCGCGGCTGCTGCGGCGTGGGCAGGAACAATGGGCAGATCACGTGCCTGCCCCTGCAGCGGCCCTGCGACGACCGGAGCAAGTACATGTTCTGGGACGCCTTCCACCCCACGGAGGCGGCCCACAGGATCTACGCCGCCAAGGCCTTCAGCTCCAACTCCACCGCCGAAGTTTACCCCATCAACGTCAGCCAGCTCGCCGCCATATGA